The genome window CGTTCCAGATTTTGTTCATGTATTAATGGATGGAAAAATTGTAAAATCAGGAACTGCAGCTTTAGCTTTAGAACTAGAAGAAAGAGGTTACGACTGGATTAAAAACGAATTAAATTAGTTTACAGTCTCAGTCACAGTTATCAGATGACTGCGACTGAACACTGCGACTGAACACTAAATACAATGGAATTAAAAGAGAAATTATTAGCTTCTTTCATGGCTTTTGAAGAAAAAATCAAAGACAATGAAGATTTACATGAAGTTAGAAATCAAGCAATAAAAAACTTTGAAAATAAAGGCTTTCCAACTAAAAAAGAGGAAGCTTGGAAATATACTTCTTTAAATGCGGTTTTAAAGAACGATTTTAGCGTGTTTCCAAAACATGAAAATGCTATTGAATTCAAAGATGTAAAAAAATACTTTTTACACGAAATAGACACTTATAAAGTGGTGTTTATCGATGGTAAATTCAGTTCTTTTTTGTCTTCAACAACACATGATGGTTTAGATGTTTGTTTGATGTCTTCGGCATTAACAAAGCCTAAATACAAAATGGTTATTGATACTTACTTTAATCAAGTTGCTAATAAAGAAGAAAGTTTAACTTCTTTAAATACGGCTTTTTCATTGGAAGGTGCTTACATTAACATTCCAAAAAGCAAAGTAGTGGAGAAACCTATCGAAATCATTTATTTCTCAACAGGAAATGAAGCAGCTTTGATGGTACAACCTCGAAATTTAATTATTGTAGGTGAAAACGCTCACGTGCAAATTGTAGAACGTCATCAGAGTTTAAATTCGAATCCGGTTTTAACCAACTCGGTTACTGAGATTTTTGCTCAAAAACGTGCTATTGTAGATTATTACAAAGTGCAAAACGATGTTCAAACAGCTAACTTGATAGACAACACTTATATTGCTCAAAAGCAAGAAAGTAGGGTTTCGGTTCATACTTTTTCTTTTGGTGGAAATATTACGAGAAACAACTTGAATTTCTATCACCAAGGAGAAAGAATCGATTCTACACTTAAAGGAATTACTATTATTGGTGATAAACAACACGTTGATCATTACACTTTGGTACAACACGCAACACCAAATTGCGAAAGTCACCAAAATTATAAGACAATTTTAGACGGACAGTCGACAGGTGTTTTTAATGGAAAAATTTATGTTGAAAAAGAAGCACAAAAAACCGATGCTTTTCAACAAAACAACAATATTTTAATAGGGGATAAGGCAACAATCAACGCAAAACCACAATTGGAAATTTTTGCTGATGATGTTAAATGTTCTCATGGTTGTACTATTGGTCAATTAGACGAAAGTGCCATGTTCTACATGCAACAACGTGGAATTCCTAAAAAAGAAGCAAAAGCATTATTGATGTACGCGTTTACAAGCGAAGTTACATCGAGTGTACAAATACCAGAACTAAAAGCTAAAATTGCTAAATTAATAGCAAACAAGCTAGGCGTTAACATGGGGTTTGATTTGTAATACAAAGTAAACCGCATTTGATGCGGTTTTATTTTTTAAAAGAGATTTATGTTAGACATTCAAAAAATAAGAGCCGATTTCCCGATACTTTCACAAAAAGTAAATGGAAAACCTTTGGTGTATTTTGATAATGGAGCAACGGCTCAAAAACCACAAGTGGTGATTGATGCGGTTTCAAAATATTATAGCGAAATAAATGCGAATATTCATCGCGGTGTACATACATTGAGTCAATTGGCAACAGATGCTTACGAGGTTTCGAGAAATACGATTCAGGCGCATTTAAATGCAAAATACAACCACGAAATTATTTTTACTTCTGGTACTACATTCGGAATAAATTTAGTGGCTAACGGATTTGCAAGTTTATTACAAGCAGGTGATGAGGTGATGGTTTCGGCTTTAGAACACCATAGCAACATTGTGCCTTGGCAGTTTTTATGTGAAAAAACAGGAGCAAAGTTGGTGGTTATACCAATGAATGAAAAAGGTGAGTTAATTTTATCGGAATTCGATAAATTACTTTGTGAAAAAACGAAAATCGTAACGGTAAACCACATTTCAAATGCACTTGGAACGGTTAACCCAATTGAATACATAATCAAAAAAGCACATGGAGTAGGAGCAGCTGTTTTAATCGACGGAGCGCAAGCAACACCACATTTACGACCAGATGTTCAAGCTTTAGATTGTGATTTTTATGTGTTTTCCGGACATAAAGTTTGTGGACCAACTGGTGTTGGAATTTTATATGGAAAAGAAGAATGGTTACGCAAATTGCCACCATATCAAGGCGGTGGTGAAATGATTGCTGAGGTTACTTTTGAAAAAACAACGTATGCCGATTTACCGCATAAATTTGAAGCGGGAACTCCAAATATCGCTGGTGGAATTGTTTTAGGAACTGCAATTGATTATATGAATTCAATTGGTTTTGATAACATTGCAGCTTACGAACAACAATTGTTGGATTACGGAACAAAGCGATTATTAGAAATAGAAGGACTTACCATTTACGGAACAAGTGAAAACAAAGCGTCTGTAATTTCGTTTAATATTGATGGAATTCACCCGTATGATATTGGCACGATTATAGATAAATTAGGTATAGCGGTAAGAACTGGACACCATTGTGCACAACCTATTATGAATTTTTTCAACATTCCTGGTACCATTAGAGCAAGCTTTGCGTTTTACAATACCAAGGAAGAAATTGATATCTTTGTAGAAGCGGTTAAAAAAGCACAAATGATGTTATCTTAAAATTGATCATTATGAAAGTAGTTGCATTATTTTTCAGTTTAATGAGTTTTTTCACAAGTTGTAAATGCAATAAAACAGCAACAGATGAAACTTTGGTAAGTAGTAAAGAATCAACTTTGTCTTTGCAAACAAGTAATTTGCCTACTGTTGTTTATCAAGAAACCACAAGAGGAAGATATAGAAAAATTACTATAAGCGAAGGAAGTATTTATGTTATTACTGCTCATGGTGCAAAGCCAGTTTTTTGGGTGTTGAAAAAAGATGATAGTCAAAAGCTATTTGATTTATTTCAAAAAATAGATTTAGAAAAGTTGAGTACATTAAAAGCACCTACTGAAAAACGTTTTTACGATGGTGCACCTATTGCAAATATATCTTTTACCACAGAAAAACAAACTTATGCTTCAACAGATTTCGATGGTGGTTTTCCTCCAGCAGCGATTGAAGCATTTGTAAACGAATTGATTGTAGTTGCCGAAAAATTAAATAATTAAATGACAATTAAAGAAATACAAGACGAAATTGTAGACGAGTTTTCAATGTTTGACGATTGGATGCAACGTTACGAATACATTATAGAATTAGGAAAATCATTACCATTGATTGACGAACAATATAAAGTGGACGAAAACATTATTAAAGGATGTCAATCAAAAGTTTGGGTTCATGGTGAAGAGCAAAATGGTAATATTGTCTTTACGGCCGATAGTGATGCTATTTTGACTAAAGGAATTATAGCTATTTTAATTCGTGCTTTTTCTAATCAAACTCCGGCTGCAATTTTAGAAGCCAACACTGATTTTATTGACGAAATAGGATTAAAAGAACATTTGTCACCAACAAGAGCAAACGGATTGGTTTCAATGATCAAACAAATTAAAATGTATGCTTTGGCATTTCAAGCAAAACAATAATTATTATGGAAGAATTTAACGATACAATCAATTTAGGCGAAAGCGTAGTTAAAGTTTTAAAAGGAATTTTCGATCCAGAAATTCCTGTAGATATTTACGAACTTGGATTAATCTACGATGTTATGATTAACGAGGATAATGATGTGAAAGTTTTAATGACGTTAACTTCACCAAACTGTCCTGTTGCTGAAACATTACCAATGGAAGTAGAAGAAAAAATCAAGTCAATTGATGCAGTAAAATCTTGCGTAGTAGAAATTACTTTTGATCCGCCATGGAGTAAAGATTTAATGAGCGAAGAAGCTAAGTTAGAATTAGGAATGCTTTAAAATAAAGTAACCAGTCACAGTCGCAGTAAGCATTTTCTAAGTTTCTTGCTGAAAACTGTGACTGAAAATTGTGACTGAAAATTGTGACTTCAATATGGATGAAATAGTAAATAAAGTTGCACAAAGTTCTTTGATGGTATTCGATTTAGAAGATTACTATCCGGATAACTATGTGGTTGATTTAGATATTTCGCAATGGTTACTAGAAGGATTTATTCTTAAGGAATCTGATTTCAGAGAACAATTAAAAAATAATGATTGGTCTAGTTTTGATGACAAATATGTTGCTTTATATTGTTCAACAGATGCTATTTTGCCAGCTTGGGCTTTTGCTTTAGT of Flavobacterium channae contains these proteins:
- a CDS encoding SUF system Fe-S cluster assembly protein, with product MEEFNDTINLGESVVKVLKGIFDPEIPVDIYELGLIYDVMINEDNDVKVLMTLTSPNCPVAETLPMEVEEKIKSIDAVKSCVVEITFDPPWSKDLMSEEAKLELGML
- a CDS encoding aminotransferase class V-fold PLP-dependent enzyme, giving the protein MLDIQKIRADFPILSQKVNGKPLVYFDNGATAQKPQVVIDAVSKYYSEINANIHRGVHTLSQLATDAYEVSRNTIQAHLNAKYNHEIIFTSGTTFGINLVANGFASLLQAGDEVMVSALEHHSNIVPWQFLCEKTGAKLVVIPMNEKGELILSEFDKLLCEKTKIVTVNHISNALGTVNPIEYIIKKAHGVGAAVLIDGAQATPHLRPDVQALDCDFYVFSGHKVCGPTGVGILYGKEEWLRKLPPYQGGGEMIAEVTFEKTTYADLPHKFEAGTPNIAGGIVLGTAIDYMNSIGFDNIAAYEQQLLDYGTKRLLEIEGLTIYGTSENKASVISFNIDGIHPYDIGTIIDKLGIAVRTGHHCAQPIMNFFNIPGTIRASFAFYNTKEEIDIFVEAVKKAQMMLS
- a CDS encoding SufE family protein, which codes for MTIKEIQDEIVDEFSMFDDWMQRYEYIIELGKSLPLIDEQYKVDENIIKGCQSKVWVHGEEQNGNIVFTADSDAILTKGIIAILIRAFSNQTPAAILEANTDFIDEIGLKEHLSPTRANGLVSMIKQIKMYALAFQAKQ
- the sufD gene encoding Fe-S cluster assembly protein SufD, encoding MELKEKLLASFMAFEEKIKDNEDLHEVRNQAIKNFENKGFPTKKEEAWKYTSLNAVLKNDFSVFPKHENAIEFKDVKKYFLHEIDTYKVVFIDGKFSSFLSSTTHDGLDVCLMSSALTKPKYKMVIDTYFNQVANKEESLTSLNTAFSLEGAYINIPKSKVVEKPIEIIYFSTGNEAALMVQPRNLIIVGENAHVQIVERHQSLNSNPVLTNSVTEIFAQKRAIVDYYKVQNDVQTANLIDNTYIAQKQESRVSVHTFSFGGNITRNNLNFYHQGERIDSTLKGITIIGDKQHVDHYTLVQHATPNCESHQNYKTILDGQSTGVFNGKIYVEKEAQKTDAFQQNNNILIGDKATINAKPQLEIFADDVKCSHGCTIGQLDESAMFYMQQRGIPKKEAKALLMYAFTSEVTSSVQIPELKAKIAKLIANKLGVNMGFDL